A stretch of the Capsicum annuum cultivar UCD-10X-F1 chromosome 8, UCD10Xv1.1, whole genome shotgun sequence genome encodes the following:
- the LOC107839187 gene encoding pentatricopeptide repeat-containing protein At2g33680-like, whose product MNSIAENAYKVFGKMSKRRYSSRISSTLRESCFFVDPTKFAEKQNVRSWISSLVRENQSIEAINLFKTMLKNEQKPNYVTVLSVIRAAEKWQSMVRGIHGFTIKMGFELELPVVTALVGVYSVWDMDSAWQLFNDTKDKDVILWSAMASTCVKSGEYVEAIELFRRMLFCGVEPNYVSFVGIVPACANLGALRVGKEIHAYTIKILFISHVNIQNSLVDMYAKCGSLKTSVTVFRGIEKKDLVSWRTMIHGCVENDHFSEALRLFSEMRYCCFEPDEGVIREVIGALSQLNEIKIGEFFLSFVLKQGYLGSVSVVTALVHMFGGFGDIESARSLFDCLKPKDLIAWSTMIAAYAQNECPSNALDIYRLMQSANEKPNEIIYVSLIQACSSMAAEDIGEGIHGQVIKSGNTSNAFLISSLIDMYCRFGRISQGEAIFSECPNRDLICWSSMINGYGINGHGNEALQCFLNMLNSGIKPNDVVFVSVLSTCSHCGLEYEGWNWFHAMKERYGVTPKLAHYACMVDMLSRQGNIEEAFEFVNNMPIEADKRIWGTLLAGCRKTRVSVEISDIVSKQLIALELEKNS is encoded by the coding sequence ATGAATTCAATTGCTGAAAATGCATAtaaagtgtttggtaaaatgtcAAAGAGACGTTACTCGTCAAGAATCTCATCAACTTTACGGGAAAGCTGTTTTTTCGTGGACCCAACTAAGTTTGCTGAGAAGCAAAATGTGAGATCATGGATATCCAGTTTGGTGAGGGAAAACCAATCCATAGAAGCCATCAACTTGTTCAAAACAATGCTAAAAAATGAGCAAAAGCCGAATTACGTTACAGTTTTAAGCGTTATAAGAGCTGCCGAAAAATGGCAGTCTATGGTGAGAGGAATTCACGGGTTTACTATCAAAATGGGATTTGAACTTGAACTGCCCGTTGTAACGGCTCTTGTTGGTGTTTACTCTGTTTGGGATATGGATAGTGCATGGCAATTGTTTAATGACACAAAGGACAAAGATGTAATTTTGTGGAGCGCGATGGCGTCCACTTGTGTCAAGAGTGGAGAGTACGTCGAGGCTATTGAGCTTTTCAGGAGAATGCTATTTTGTGGTGTGGAACCAAATTATGTTAGCTTTGTGGGGATTGTCCCTGCTTGTGCTAATCTTGGTGCTCTAAGAGTTGGAAAAGAAATTCATGCGTATACGATAAAAATTTTGTTTATATCTCATGTTAATATTCAAAATTCTCTTGTGGATATGTATGCTAAATGTGGGAGTTTGAAAACTTCCGTTACTGTTTTTCGTGGAATAGAGAAGAAGGATCTTGTTTCATGGAGGACTATGATTCATGGATGTGTAGAAAATGATCATTTTAGTGAAGCTCTGAGGTTGTTCTCTGAGATGAGGTATTGTTGCTTTGAACCGGATGAGGGTGTTATTCGTGAAGTGATTGGGGCATTGTCGCAACTGAATGAGATTAAAATTGGAGAGTTTTTTCTCAGCTTTGTGCTCAAGCAGGGATATCTGGGCTCTGTTTCGGTAGTGACTGCTCTTGTTCACATGTTTGGTGGTTTTGGTGATATTGAGTCGGCTAGGAGTCTGTTTGATTGCCTGAAACCAAAAGATCTTATTGCCTGGAGTACCATGATTGCAGCATATGCCCAAAATGAGTGTCCTAGTAATGCGCTTGATATATATCGACTGATGCAATCAGCAAATGAGAAGCCTAATGAGATCATCTATGTTAGTTTAATACAGGCTTGTTCTTCGATGGCTGCTGAAGATATTGGAGAAGGGATACACGGGCAAGTGATAAAATCAGGAAACACATCCAATGCGTTTTTGATATCCTCACTTATTGACATGTATTGCAGATTTGGACGCATAAGCCAAGGAGAGGCAATTTTCAGTGAATGTCCTAATAGAGATCTTATCTGTTGGAGCTCAATGATCAATGGTTATGGCATTAATGGGCATGGAAATGAGGCTCTTCAGTGTTTCTTAAACATGTTAAACTCCGGTATTAAACCAAATGATGTTGTGTTCGTTTCTGTTTTATCTACATGCAGTCATTGCGGTCTTGAATATGAGGGGTGGAACTGGTTTCATGCTATGAAAGAGAGATATGGCGTTACTCCAAAACTTGCACATTATGCATGCATGGTTGATATGCTTAGTCGTCAAGGCAATATAGAAGAAGCTTTTGAATTCGTCAATAACATGCCTATTGAGGCTGATAAGAGAATATGGGGAACTCTGCTTGCTGGTTGCAGAAAGACTCGTGTATCAGTTGAAATCTCTGACATTGTTTCCAAACAGCTTATTGCTTTAGAACTAGAAAAAAACAGCTAG